A window of the Methanomassiliicoccales archaeon genome harbors these coding sequences:
- a CDS encoding radical SAM protein: MKTGTGVQVLRTMIGNPVTRKILSGMSKFCEIDQKNRLEVALELYVGAREDACVFCRAAEKPLASVLRRGAKAFGVTENEMKARFKDPYWRKGLANVISGIARFGVRRPFVPGAPFQVVWDVTYACNLRCQHCYATAGKAQADELNHEEALALVDKLAAMGIPILAFSGGEPLVRKDMLELTRRAADHGMYVSIATNGTLITPEKARQMKEAGVHYLQISIDGADAATHDGFRGLRGAFDKTIEGVKNAVEQDFFVNISTTVTRRNLHQIPDIIDLCETLGVDWFMAYNFVPTGRGRIIVENDLSPEEREELLKMLYGKLKEVKCELLTTAPQYARVALQSCGENGKIVVPTHFYNPEVEGNLFNLTEFIGGCGAGRFYMAIRANGDIEPCVFFPLKVGNVRTDNLDDIWLNNRVFEDLRNKDLLKGSCGSCDYRYHCGGCRARAYNYFGDYLAPDPGCINNVASYRELVASIPIAATK; the protein is encoded by the coding sequence ATGAAAACCGGAACAGGGGTGCAGGTTCTAAGAACAATGATCGGCAATCCTGTGACGAGGAAAATACTTTCAGGTATGAGCAAGTTCTGTGAGATCGATCAAAAGAATCGGCTAGAAGTGGCGCTCGAGCTTTACGTGGGAGCTAGAGAGGATGCCTGTGTTTTTTGCAGAGCTGCCGAAAAACCTCTAGCATCTGTTCTGAGGCGGGGTGCGAAGGCATTTGGCGTCACTGAAAATGAAATGAAAGCTCGCTTTAAGGATCCTTATTGGAGAAAGGGACTTGCCAATGTTATCAGTGGAATCGCCCGATTCGGCGTAAGGAGACCCTTTGTACCCGGGGCACCGTTCCAGGTGGTATGGGATGTGACATACGCCTGCAATCTTCGGTGCCAGCATTGTTATGCAACAGCTGGTAAGGCCCAAGCAGATGAACTCAATCATGAAGAAGCTTTGGCTTTGGTGGATAAACTAGCAGCTATGGGCATACCAATTCTTGCTTTTTCGGGCGGTGAACCTCTCGTCCGAAAGGACATGCTCGAGTTAACAAGGCGGGCAGCCGACCACGGCATGTATGTTTCAATTGCAACGAATGGGACGCTTATCACGCCAGAAAAAGCCAGGCAGATGAAAGAAGCGGGAGTACATTATTTGCAGATAAGCATTGATGGCGCTGACGCTGCAACGCATGACGGATTCAGAGGACTCAGAGGTGCATTTGATAAAACAATCGAAGGAGTGAAAAATGCCGTTGAACAAGATTTCTTCGTGAATATCTCAACAACGGTTACGAGGAGAAACCTGCATCAGATACCGGATATCATCGATCTTTGCGAAACACTCGGCGTGGATTGGTTCATGGCATACAATTTTGTTCCAACTGGCAGAGGCAGAATAATTGTGGAAAATGATCTCAGCCCGGAAGAGAGGGAAGAGCTTCTTAAGATGCTTTATGGCAAATTGAAGGAAGTAAAATGTGAACTTCTAACAACTGCGCCTCAGTATGCACGAGTGGCACTGCAGAGTTGCGGAGAAAATGGAAAGATTGTTGTACCCACGCATTTCTACAATCCTGAGGTGGAAGGGAATCTGTTCAATCTGACGGAGTTTATCGGCGGTTGTGGGGCTGGAAGGTTTTATATGGCGATACGTGCGAACGGCGATATCGAGCCATGTGTGTTTTTCCCGCTTAAGGTAGGCAATGTAAGAACTGATAATTTGGATGACATCTGGCTTAACAATAGGGTATTTGAGGATTTGAGAAACAAGGATCTTCTAAAAGGAAGCTGCGGATCCTGTGATTATCGGTATCATTGTGGCGGTTGCAGGGCGAGAGCATATAACTACTTTGGTGATTATTTGGCTCCTGATCCGGGATGTATCAATAATGTCGCTAGCTACAGAGAGCTTGTAGCCAGCATCCCGATCGCAGCAACAAAATAA
- a CDS encoding TIGR04076 family protein, with translation MAYNVKVEVVGIGGSGRCPMGIKVGDTFEFGAFPPPGLCVWATYVMIPFVTTLRFGGNFREFGEEDGVVHCCCVDPKNPVIFKLSRIID, from the coding sequence ATGGCATACAATGTAAAAGTTGAAGTTGTAGGGATCGGTGGATCTGGAAGGTGCCCAATGGGAATCAAAGTAGGTGATACATTTGAATTCGGTGCATTCCCTCCACCAGGTCTCTGTGTTTGGGCTACTTACGTTATGATCCCCTTCGTTACGACGCTGAGATTCGGAGGGAATTTCAGAGAATTTGGAGAGGAGGACGGTGTAGTCCATTGTTGCTGCGTCGATCCAAAAAATCCCGTGATATTCAAGCTTTCGAGGATAATTGATTAG